One window from the genome of Oceanicoccus sp. KOV_DT_Chl encodes:
- a CDS encoding 7TM-DISM domain-containing protein, translated as MTLALLSVRCLLLALLFSMPAAFARETLPTLELQSSLADTVRPELVYWQNDTEPPIYQPGQELDVASMAPWQPLPELWDTPRYNTNNVWFAFSITNASSRIRTLMLAYNYARMDEMDLYLVKNNIVQERWITGSERPWESRAIPNANFVFPVTLSTGDSINVVIRTTGRSSYFPKYWSVSDIASWQRYHELTQLPSLIALGFMLCIIVYSAVLLHALRTVVSLCAFIYLVALTLLLLWISGNVWLISPEFNENNRLAAIAVGTAISAMVFLLIDLLEMRKTFPRIARLLTFYTVIYFATYLFRPP; from the coding sequence ATGACGCTAGCTCTATTATCTGTGCGCTGCTTATTGCTGGCTTTATTGTTTAGCATGCCAGCTGCTTTTGCTCGTGAGACATTGCCGACACTTGAGCTCCAATCATCACTTGCAGACACTGTTCGACCTGAATTAGTTTATTGGCAAAACGACACTGAGCCACCCATTTATCAACCAGGGCAAGAGTTAGATGTTGCTTCAATGGCGCCTTGGCAGCCGTTGCCTGAGCTCTGGGATACTCCACGCTATAACACTAACAATGTCTGGTTTGCATTCTCGATAACGAACGCTTCTTCCCGAATTCGTACTTTGATGCTGGCATATAACTATGCACGCATGGATGAGATGGATCTTTATCTCGTCAAGAATAATATTGTTCAAGAGCGCTGGATCACTGGATCGGAGCGGCCCTGGGAAAGTCGAGCCATTCCCAACGCTAACTTCGTGTTTCCTGTCACGCTGAGCACTGGCGACAGTATCAATGTAGTGATTCGTACTACTGGCCGCAGTAGTTATTTTCCCAAGTACTGGAGCGTATCGGACATAGCGAGCTGGCAGAGGTATCACGAACTAACTCAGCTGCCCTCTTTAATCGCCCTGGGTTTTATGCTGTGCATCATCGTTTATAGTGCAGTGCTGTTACATGCGCTACGCACTGTAGTTAGCCTCTGCGCATTTATATATCTGGTAGCGCTTACCCTGTTACTGCTTTGGATCAGCGGTAACGTCTGGTTAATCTCGCCTGAATTTAATGAAAACAACCGCCTGGCAGCTATTGCAGTGGGTACTGCAATCAGCGCAATGGTTTTTTTACTAATTGATTTACTCGAAATGCGGAAAACCTTTCCACGTATTGCTCGTCTATTAACATTTTATACTGTCATCTATTTTGCTACCTATTTATTTCGCCCCCCATAA